Proteins co-encoded in one Flavobacterium sp. M31R6 genomic window:
- a CDS encoding type IA DNA topoisomerase has translation MKIVIAEKPSVAKEIAGLLGATEKKDGYLTGNGYYVTWAFGHLVGLGMPEDYGISGFQRSSLPILPNPFLLTVRKVKKDKGYTLDVGALKQLKVIEQLIDRSEKIIVATDAGREGELIFRYIYEYLKCNKPFERLWISSLTEKAIKKGFDNLKPGSDFDRLYQAAQGRSRADWLVGINASQALSIVAGNGIYSLGRVQTPTLALICKRYLENRNFSVQQYWQIQLSHTKEFTDFKSLSKNKWEDKKQTEATLKSIERNGNIVTVTAVETKNVSEQPPLLFDLTGLQKEANIKLNLTAEETLNIAQGLYEKKFITYPRTGSKYIPEDMWAEIPNLIRALQDMGTFKQAVTKVKWGHFNKRIVNDLRVTDHHGLLITDKIPSALSAKENAVYNMIAFRLLEAISQACIKEITDITLQALHYDFVLKGCKILESGWRSIKGSFSDDDAEPMQELPKLKKDDELNIKHFLVLEKKTRPPVLYTEAGLLSAMETAGREIENEEERKALKSIGIGTPATRAAIIETLFTRNYIQRELKALIPTAKGLQVYELIKDKKIADVSMTAEWELALQKIENNESNAEAFQKEMENYARSITNELLQTPIAQENRAMLDCPKCKNRQLIIRDKIVKCPDEACNWVQFRNVCGVQISISDIESLVNKRKTTLIKGMKSKAGKKFDAYIVLNEKAESSFEFEKSKLPKK, from the coding sequence ATGAAAATAGTAATTGCAGAAAAACCAAGTGTAGCCAAGGAAATAGCTGGCCTGTTGGGAGCCACCGAAAAGAAGGATGGTTACTTGACAGGTAACGGTTATTATGTTACCTGGGCTTTTGGACATTTAGTAGGATTGGGTATGCCGGAAGATTACGGAATTTCTGGATTTCAGAGATCATCCTTGCCGATACTGCCCAATCCTTTTTTACTGACTGTTCGCAAAGTCAAAAAAGACAAAGGCTATACACTAGATGTAGGAGCATTAAAGCAATTAAAAGTAATAGAACAGCTCATTGACCGTAGTGAAAAGATTATCGTAGCAACCGATGCCGGACGTGAGGGTGAATTAATATTCCGTTACATCTATGAATACCTGAAATGTAATAAGCCATTTGAACGCCTTTGGATCAGTTCGCTTACCGAAAAAGCAATCAAAAAGGGTTTTGACAACCTAAAGCCTGGTAGCGATTTTGATAGATTATATCAGGCGGCGCAGGGTAGGAGCCGTGCTGATTGGCTGGTGGGTATCAATGCTTCTCAGGCGTTGAGCATTGTTGCAGGCAATGGTATTTATTCGCTCGGAAGAGTGCAGACGCCTACACTGGCTTTAATATGCAAGCGTTATTTGGAAAACAGAAATTTTTCGGTACAGCAATACTGGCAGATACAGTTGTCTCATACAAAAGAGTTCACAGACTTTAAAAGTCTTTCCAAAAACAAATGGGAAGATAAAAAGCAGACGGAAGCTACATTAAAGTCCATCGAAAGAAATGGTAATATAGTTACGGTTACCGCTGTAGAAACTAAAAATGTGTCGGAGCAACCGCCTTTGTTGTTTGACCTGACAGGCTTACAAAAAGAAGCTAATATTAAGTTGAACCTTACCGCTGAAGAAACCCTGAACATAGCCCAAGGTCTGTATGAAAAGAAATTTATTACTTACCCGCGTACCGGAAGTAAATACATTCCAGAAGATATGTGGGCAGAAATCCCTAATCTTATCAGGGCTTTACAAGATATGGGAACCTTCAAGCAAGCAGTAACCAAAGTGAAATGGGGACATTTTAATAAACGTATCGTTAATGACCTTCGTGTTACCGATCATCATGGTCTGCTCATTACTGACAAAATCCCTTCGGCATTATCAGCAAAGGAAAATGCTGTTTACAATATGATTGCCTTTCGACTACTGGAAGCCATTTCACAAGCTTGTATAAAAGAGATAACCGATATTACTTTACAGGCTTTGCATTATGATTTTGTCCTCAAAGGCTGTAAGATATTGGAATCAGGTTGGCGTTCCATTAAAGGCAGTTTTTCAGATGATGATGCTGAACCAATGCAGGAACTGCCTAAGCTGAAAAAAGATGATGAACTCAATATCAAACATTTCTTGGTCTTGGAGAAGAAAACCAGACCACCCGTGCTTTATACCGAAGCAGGACTTTTATCAGCTATGGAAACTGCCGGAAGGGAAATAGAGAACGAGGAAGAGCGTAAGGCATTAAAAAGCATAGGTATAGGTACACCCGCTACTAGGGCTGCCATCATTGAAACCTTGTTTACCCGTAATTATATCCAAAGGGAATTGAAAGCCCTTATACCTACCGCAAAGGGATTGCAGGTGTACGAACTGATCAAAGACAAGAAAATAGCCGATGTATCGATGACCGCAGAGTGGGAACTAGCTTTACAAAAAATAGAAAATAACGAAAGTAATGCGGAAGCTTTCCAAAAAGAAATGGAAAATTATGCTAGATCCATTACTAATGAATTGTTGCAAACTCCCATCGCACAAGAAAATCGAGCCATGCTTGACTGTCCCAAATGCAAAAATAGGCAACTGATTATTAGGGATAAAATTGTTAAATGTCCTGATGAGGCCTGCAATTGGGTACAATTCCGAAATGTGTGTGGTGTGCAAATAAGTATATCCGATATAGAAAGTCTTGTTAACAAAAGAAAAACTACTCTCATTAAAGGAATGAAAAGCAAAGCCGGAAAGAAATTCGATGCTTATATCGTATTGAATGAGAAAGCCGAAAGCTCTTTTGAATTTGAAAAATCTAAACTTCCGAAGAAATAA
- a CDS encoding DUF3945 domain-containing protein — MSEQNLDKPKTSEQLSEILLVLDKEKKKIQAVKGIDENGKLETVDPTKKNQNQFMRVDKQGDFFSNFFSNFFSQLKNPTNFTFFKVPAPLAINMAKEMQKQVDYPTPEGEQLMKQHEVKTELVQNNKQENKNSMETTQTTSETSEYRYKPEQIDWETMNNLGLSKEKLEKMNLLDPLLRGFKTNELVPVSLNLGTAVTRMDARLSLQQNDEGAVVVAIHGIRKEPNLNFPFFGHEFTKEDKENLLQTGNMGRVVNLTNPKTNESIPSIVSVDRLTNELVALRTDKIKISDEIKGVKLDDVQKQTLMEGKPLYIEGMTSKKGTAFDATVQFNADKRFVEFLFDRGNSNKQMQGNQQAQSQEAPKTFRDKELDKEQYQKFKDGQTVYVSGLVDKKGKEYNGYITFNKETNKIDFSFQNPNKIKEQGKPAEAYKTQTAVNSDGKTNESTKNLKEPLKSGQTNPDNKKQQEQQEAAQAPAKSKGRKM; from the coding sequence ATGAGCGAACAAAATTTAGATAAACCAAAAACTTCCGAACAATTATCTGAGATATTATTGGTGCTGGATAAAGAGAAAAAGAAAATTCAGGCTGTAAAGGGTATTGATGAAAATGGCAAGCTGGAAACCGTTGACCCTACAAAGAAGAACCAGAACCAGTTTATGCGGGTTGATAAGCAGGGTGATTTCTTTTCCAATTTCTTCTCTAATTTTTTCAGCCAATTGAAGAATCCTACCAATTTCACATTCTTCAAAGTTCCTGCACCATTGGCTATTAATATGGCAAAAGAAATGCAAAAACAGGTAGATTATCCAACACCTGAAGGAGAACAACTAATGAAGCAACACGAAGTGAAAACGGAACTAGTTCAAAATAATAAACAAGAAAATAAAAATAGTATGGAAACAACACAGACAACATCAGAGACAAGTGAATACCGCTACAAACCAGAACAGATTGACTGGGAAACAATGAACAATCTCGGACTGAGTAAAGAAAAACTCGAAAAGATGAACCTCCTTGATCCTTTATTGAGAGGTTTTAAAACCAATGAGCTTGTACCAGTAAGCCTTAATCTCGGCACTGCCGTTACCCGTATGGATGCACGGCTGTCTCTGCAACAAAATGATGAAGGGGCGGTTGTGGTTGCCATTCATGGTATCCGCAAAGAACCTAACCTGAATTTTCCTTTTTTCGGTCACGAGTTCACTAAGGAAGATAAAGAGAACCTGCTCCAGACAGGGAATATGGGCCGTGTGGTCAATCTGACCAATCCAAAAACGAATGAGAGCATTCCATCCATTGTCAGCGTGGACAGGCTTACCAATGAGCTTGTTGCACTGCGAACAGATAAAATCAAGATCTCTGATGAGATTAAAGGCGTGAAACTAGATGATGTACAAAAACAAACCCTAATGGAGGGTAAGCCACTTTATATCGAAGGAATGACTTCCAAAAAAGGAACTGCGTTTGATGCAACCGTACAATTTAATGCCGATAAGCGTTTTGTAGAGTTCCTGTTTGACAGGGGTAACTCCAATAAGCAGATGCAAGGTAATCAGCAAGCCCAATCGCAGGAAGCTCCGAAAACCTTTAGGGACAAAGAGTTGGATAAGGAGCAATATCAGAAATTTAAAGACGGACAGACTGTTTATGTCAGCGGATTGGTAGATAAGAAAGGTAAGGAATATAATGGTTACATCACCTTTAACAAGGAAACCAATAAAATAGATTTCTCTTTCCAAAACCCGAACAAAATCAAAGAACAGGGAAAACCTGCTGAAGCTTATAAAACGCAGACGGCGGTCAATTCTGATGGTAAAACCAATGAATCGACCAAGAATCTTAAAGAGCCTTTAAAATCTGGGCAAACAAATCCGGACAACAAAAAACAACAGGAACAACAGGAAGCAGCTCAAGCACCTGCCAAATCCAAAGGGCGTAAAATGTAA
- a CDS encoding helix-turn-helix domain-containing protein → MNVDRIEFMAWMERIIERFDILMEMVNGAKNQSAIIDGEELLDNQDILQMLKISARSLQRYRSSGKLPYYTISGKIYYKLSDVHQFIRESFTASMPKVKVNG, encoded by the coding sequence ATGAATGTTGACAGAATAGAATTTATGGCTTGGATGGAGCGAATAATCGAGAGGTTCGACATCCTTATGGAAATGGTAAACGGGGCTAAAAATCAAAGTGCTATTATTGATGGAGAAGAGTTACTGGACAATCAGGATATTTTGCAGATGCTGAAGATAAGTGCACGATCACTTCAGCGTTACCGCTCTTCTGGCAAGTTGCCCTATTATACAATTAGTGGAAAAATTTATTATAAGCTCTCAGATGTGCACCAATTCATCAGAGAAAGCTTTACCGCCTCCATGCCCAAAGTAAAAGTCAACGGGTGA
- a CDS encoding RteC domain-containing protein produces the protein MFEKAIESFNAVCNEILDANETMQNKACNGIVLCNKTLTNLKEIVDKNDFNTVPEEIDFFKNIKPVPMSLLIYFTEVRSCELRMPKAGNTYKVQFFQKELRKINKFFYRNADFVHYMEQGYCYLDHQFFTRNHRDNFPFTPMTDYYQFPEFSTSQDMLWAKVKAMYRFIHYIRQALKRLKVDDSEIFEEKKHKVLVWTGPKTALTELIYALFSNGTINHGAADINTITASFEDFFNIKLDNIYKTYTEIKARKSSKTKFLEELTLNLQQKMSREDQE, from the coding sequence ATGTTTGAAAAAGCAATTGAATCATTTAATGCTGTCTGCAATGAAATTTTAGATGCAAACGAAACGATGCAAAATAAGGCTTGCAATGGAATTGTATTGTGTAATAAAACATTAACGAACTTAAAAGAGATAGTGGATAAAAATGATTTCAACACCGTTCCGGAGGAGATTGATTTTTTCAAAAACATTAAACCTGTCCCTATGAGCTTATTGATTTATTTTACAGAAGTACGTTCCTGTGAACTAAGAATGCCTAAAGCGGGTAACACCTATAAAGTTCAATTCTTCCAAAAAGAATTGCGAAAAATCAATAAATTCTTTTACAGAAATGCCGATTTTGTGCATTATATGGAACAAGGATACTGTTACCTAGACCATCAATTCTTTACTAGGAATCATAGGGATAATTTTCCTTTTACACCCATGACTGATTATTACCAATTTCCTGAATTTTCAACATCGCAAGACATGCTTTGGGCAAAAGTAAAAGCGATGTATCGATTCATTCATTATATCCGACAAGCACTAAAAAGACTAAAAGTCGATGATTCCGAAATATTTGAAGAAAAAAAACACAAAGTATTGGTATGGACAGGACCAAAAACAGCTTTAACAGAATTGATTTATGCATTGTTTTCTAATGGTACAATCAATCATGGTGCTGCAGACATTAATACGATAACAGCATCCTTTGAAGATTTCTTCAATATCAAATTAGATAATATCTATAAAACCTATACCGAAATCAAAGCCCGTAAAAGTAGCAAGACAAAATTTTTGGAAGAATTAACGCTAAACTTACAACAAAAAATGTCTAGAGAAGATCAAGAGTAA
- a CDS encoding bifunctional aminotransferase class I/II-fold pyridoxal phosphate-dependent enzyme/GNAT family N-acetyltransferase: MAKIRHNNFIDTVDEVFSEAKKEGILHLYAEDKILTGRTIQIKGKEMFHFGTTGYLGLEQDDRLKEAAIQAIRNYGTQFPLSKSYISHPLYSELESKIEQMYGIPPIITKNSTLGHLAIIPTLIRDEDAVIIDHQVHWSVQNACQLLKLRGIPVEMIRHSNLDMLEDKIKQLSTKCNKIWYMADGVYSMFGDYAHIPELLALTQKYAQLNLYFDDVHGMSWKGKNGTGFVFDAIKELPENCIVVSTLSKTFGASGATLFCKNQKLREKIKNFGGPLTFSAQLEPASVAAAIASAEIHLSPEIELKQKDLADKIAHFNQLLSLGNLPIISKNDSPVFFLGMGTPATAYNFSKRLFKEGFFLNLGIYPAVPIKNTGIRITLSSHNQQQDITALAEALEYHFPKALEETNNSENKIRQAFGLGIGRIQKISELKQQELIIEEKSTIQDIEKLEWNQYMGKQNIFDWEGMVYLENTFSQHPDPTNQWDFYYYAIKDNEGNIILMTFFTYGLWKDDMLATESVSIHLEEIRKTNPLYLTSKVLSMGSLFTEGKHCFINQEHPLAEKAVKLLLDNIEEKYNALNADMLVLRDFEKDNSYNKTIVDQAYFRIDMPESCVIENQGWHTNEEFAESLSIRSRKHFYKEIEPYEKCYGVAIKNQLSKSEIARAYQLYNNVKDNNYAINTFRYSQEVFENMNESPNWEFIVLTLKADTENPFAGVMFCYKNSNHTYVPELIGMDYKWAKEYQLYRQLLFQTIKRANALEFQKIDFGVSASFEKRKLGARVIPKIAYVQARDNYAMELMNTLQNDYKSIAK, translated from the coding sequence ATGGCAAAAATTAGACACAATAACTTTATCGATACTGTGGATGAAGTTTTTTCGGAAGCAAAGAAAGAAGGCATACTGCACTTATATGCAGAAGACAAGATTTTAACGGGCAGGACAATCCAAATCAAGGGAAAGGAAATGTTTCATTTCGGAACTACTGGTTATCTGGGTTTAGAACAGGACGACAGACTTAAAGAAGCTGCTATTCAAGCCATACGTAATTATGGTACGCAATTTCCCCTTTCAAAATCATATATTTCACATCCATTATATAGTGAATTGGAAAGTAAAATCGAACAAATGTATGGTATACCACCTATTATAACCAAGAATAGTACATTGGGGCATTTAGCTATTATCCCAACGCTCATTAGAGATGAGGATGCAGTAATAATAGATCACCAGGTCCACTGGAGTGTGCAAAATGCTTGTCAACTTTTAAAACTGCGAGGAATTCCGGTAGAAATGATCAGACACAGCAATTTGGATATGTTGGAAGATAAAATAAAACAACTAAGTACCAAGTGCAACAAAATCTGGTATATGGCTGATGGTGTATATTCCATGTTTGGGGATTATGCACATATCCCGGAATTATTGGCTTTAACCCAAAAGTATGCACAGCTAAACCTTTATTTTGATGATGTCCATGGAATGAGTTGGAAAGGCAAAAATGGAACTGGTTTTGTTTTTGACGCGATCAAAGAACTACCTGAAAATTGCATTGTAGTGAGTACACTAAGCAAAACATTTGGAGCCAGTGGCGCAACATTATTTTGCAAGAACCAAAAACTGCGGGAAAAAATTAAAAATTTCGGCGGACCGTTAACCTTTTCCGCTCAGTTAGAACCTGCATCTGTAGCGGCTGCAATAGCTTCAGCAGAAATCCATTTATCTCCTGAAATAGAATTGAAACAAAAAGATTTGGCAGATAAAATTGCTCACTTCAATCAATTGTTGTCTTTAGGAAACCTTCCAATAATCTCAAAAAACGATTCGCCAGTTTTCTTTTTGGGAATGGGGACGCCTGCAACGGCCTATAATTTTTCGAAACGTTTATTCAAGGAAGGATTTTTTCTGAATTTGGGAATTTATCCTGCTGTACCAATAAAGAATACCGGGATTAGAATTACATTATCTAGTCACAATCAGCAACAAGATATTACAGCCTTGGCCGAAGCGTTGGAATATCATTTCCCTAAAGCGTTGGAAGAAACAAACAACAGTGAAAACAAAATAAGACAGGCTTTTGGATTAGGCATTGGAAGGATTCAAAAGATTTCAGAATTAAAACAACAGGAACTTATTATTGAAGAAAAAAGCACCATTCAAGACATTGAGAAATTAGAGTGGAATCAATACATGGGTAAGCAAAATATTTTTGATTGGGAAGGAATGGTTTATTTAGAGAATACATTCAGCCAGCATCCTGACCCAACAAACCAATGGGATTTTTATTATTATGCTATTAAAGACAATGAAGGCAACATAATACTTATGACCTTTTTTACGTACGGACTTTGGAAAGACGATATGCTCGCTACCGAATCTGTCTCTATTCATTTGGAAGAAATAAGAAAAACCAATCCTTTATATCTAACCTCAAAAGTTTTGAGTATGGGATCTTTATTTACTGAAGGTAAACACTGCTTTATCAATCAGGAACATCCTTTAGCGGAGAAAGCAGTAAAACTTTTATTAGACAATATAGAAGAAAAATACAATGCCTTAAATGCTGATATGTTGGTTTTAAGAGATTTTGAAAAAGACAATAGCTATAACAAAACAATAGTTGACCAAGCATATTTTAGAATAGACATGCCGGAATCCTGTGTGATTGAAAACCAAGGTTGGCATACAAATGAAGAGTTTGCAGAGTCATTATCTATTCGTTCCCGTAAACATTTTTATAAAGAGATAGAACCTTACGAAAAGTGCTATGGTGTAGCAATAAAAAATCAATTAAGCAAATCAGAAATAGCAAGAGCATATCAACTCTACAACAATGTAAAAGACAATAATTACGCTATCAATACATTTCGATATTCTCAAGAAGTTTTCGAAAACATGAATGAAAGCCCCAACTGGGAGTTCATAGTGTTAACATTGAAAGCTGATACCGAAAATCCATTTGCAGGTGTTATGTTTTGCTACAAAAACAGCAATCACACCTATGTCCCAGAATTAATAGGAATGGATTACAAATGGGCAAAAGAATACCAACTCTACAGGCAATTATTATTTCAAACTATAAAAAGAGCTAATGCATTAGAGTTTCAAAAAATAGATTTTGGAGTGTCCGCTTCTTTTGAAAAAAGAAAATTAGGTGCTAGAGTAATTCCAAAAATAGCCTATGTTCAGGCAAGAGACAATTACGCAATGGAACTTATGAATACTTTGCAAAATGATTACAAATCAATTGCAAAATGA
- a CDS encoding helix-turn-helix domain-containing protein, translating into MKAYNKERIVTIHQMLFEMARGNFNSRIPLSSNDEELETLVVLINMVAEEMKESIFNVGYVNAHRKLQFIAQSTLVLDTSFSIKSFTPEIAYFLGYSESELIDLPLAGIITPASLQQLHDVLDVNVSSPTTIALDFTPNEHLPVSVSCTIGRLVISSEIILNFVTPARKDSYRPLMYENENEKHNKTRKEDALLIQKLYDYILAHLEEPLPSLKVLSSEFGTNEHKLKDGFRHFFKTSIYQFYNDERLKRAYFMIEHTTIPLKNISVMNGFNDYPNFSKSFKKRFGFSPYEIKRNETGSTSIVED; encoded by the coding sequence ATGAAAGCGTACAATAAAGAACGTATTGTAACCATTCATCAAATGCTATTTGAGATGGCACGTGGCAATTTTAACAGTCGCATTCCCTTAAGTTCCAATGATGAAGAATTGGAAACGCTTGTTGTTTTAATTAATATGGTTGCGGAAGAAATGAAAGAGTCGATTTTTAATGTCGGCTATGTTAATGCCCATAGAAAACTTCAATTTATAGCTCAAAGTACACTTGTTTTGGACACCTCTTTTTCTATCAAAAGCTTTACTCCTGAAATTGCTTATTTTTTAGGTTATTCGGAATCTGAATTGATAGACCTGCCTTTGGCGGGCATTATTACTCCAGCTTCTTTGCAACAACTTCATGATGTACTCGATGTAAATGTTTCATCGCCTACAACTATTGCTTTAGATTTTACACCTAATGAACATTTGCCTGTTTCTGTTTCCTGTACTATTGGAAGGTTAGTTATTAGTTCGGAAATTATATTAAATTTTGTTACTCCTGCCCGTAAAGATTCTTATCGTCCTTTGATGTACGAAAATGAAAACGAGAAACATAATAAAACTCGAAAGGAAGACGCACTCTTGATTCAAAAACTTTATGACTATATATTGGCACACCTTGAAGAACCGCTTCCATCGCTAAAAGTGCTTTCATCTGAATTTGGTACTAATGAACATAAATTAAAAGATGGCTTTCGTCATTTTTTCAAGACCAGTATTTACCAGTTTTATAATGATGAGCGTTTGAAAAGAGCTTATTTTATGATTGAACACACTACGATACCTTTGAAAAATATATCGGTGATGAATGGCTTTAACGATTATCCCAATTTTTCAAAATCCTTTAAAAAACGATTTGGTTTTTCTCCATATGAAATAAAGCGAAATGAAACCGGTTCTACTTCTATAGTGGAAGATTAA
- a CDS encoding DoxX family protein: MRFNIKIQNLFLEFTCLLYIILFVYAAVSKLLDFENFQAQLGQSPLLSPFADFVSITVIVLELIIAVLLSVPRFRYIALWAAVALMSMFTAYIVIILHFSYFIPCSCGGILEKLGWKEHLIFNLAFLFLAIFAILLRSMNNRILIRLSLLVLGSVLVITGLFLFSEDIMQKENPFIRRFPQATAAKVGSIDLRNTSYYVAGTNKNKIYLANRLAPLQILEIDSNLKSKKKYTIQLDRENFNFKAVEIRINAPYFYVIDGTVPVIYRGLISDWKAKVMMEKQFYFSDIVFINDKQLAFRTQKPPTGENILGIANNYENPKIKYNPQVLQKQMEGIFDTDGTLQYSATLHKLIYTYYYRNQYIITKENLTVEHRANTIDTTTKAKLEVVKIKQSGDIKLAAPPYMVNRHTTVRGNLLFVNSLLRGKYEEIDVWKYASVVDVYDLSKQTYLLSFYVYDEEAGRMKNFFAGDSAMYILSGHYMLKYGYGKRIQSKI; encoded by the coding sequence ATGAGATTTAATATCAAAATACAGAACTTGTTTTTAGAGTTTACTTGTTTGCTCTATATTATACTTTTTGTCTATGCAGCAGTCAGTAAACTATTGGATTTTGAAAACTTTCAGGCTCAGTTGGGACAGTCTCCCCTTTTAAGTCCCTTTGCAGATTTTGTGTCTATTACAGTAATTGTTCTGGAACTGATTATTGCAGTTCTACTGAGTGTCCCTAGATTTAGATATATTGCTTTATGGGCAGCAGTTGCCTTGATGAGTATGTTTACTGCTTATATAGTTATCATACTGCACTTCAGTTATTTTATTCCCTGTTCATGCGGTGGTATTTTGGAAAAGTTAGGATGGAAAGAACATCTTATTTTTAATCTGGCATTCCTGTTTTTGGCAATATTCGCCATTTTATTGCGATCCATGAATAACCGCATTCTGATTCGACTATCCTTATTAGTTTTAGGAAGTGTTTTGGTCATTACAGGATTATTTCTTTTCTCGGAAGACATCATGCAAAAGGAAAACCCTTTTATTAGACGCTTTCCACAAGCGACAGCGGCCAAAGTAGGCAGCATTGATTTAAGAAATACATCTTATTATGTTGCTGGTACTAATAAAAATAAAATTTATTTAGCCAATCGTTTGGCTCCGCTTCAAATTCTTGAAATTGATTCCAATCTAAAAAGCAAAAAGAAATACACCATCCAATTGGACCGTGAGAATTTTAATTTTAAGGCAGTCGAGATTCGGATTAACGCTCCATATTTCTATGTAATTGATGGGACGGTTCCTGTCATTTACAGAGGTTTGATTTCTGATTGGAAAGCCAAAGTAATGATGGAAAAACAATTCTATTTTTCAGATATAGTCTTTATCAATGATAAGCAGCTGGCTTTTAGAACCCAAAAACCTCCAACAGGAGAAAATATTCTGGGGATTGCCAACAACTATGAGAATCCAAAAATCAAATACAATCCACAGGTGTTGCAAAAACAGATGGAAGGAATTTTTGACACCGATGGTACACTACAATATAGCGCCACATTGCATAAACTGATTTACACTTACTACTATCGCAACCAATATATTATTACAAAGGAAAACCTAACCGTTGAGCATCGTGCCAATACCATTGACACTACTACTAAAGCAAAATTGGAAGTGGTAAAAATAAAACAATCCGGGGACATAAAATTAGCAGCACCACCGTATATGGTTAATCGTCACACAACAGTACGGGGTAACTTACTTTTCGTTAATTCCCTGTTACGAGGCAAATATGAAGAGATTGATGTGTGGAAGTATGCTTCTGTAGTTGACGTTTATGATTTGTCAAAACAGACTTATCTTTTGAGTTTTTACGTGTATGATGAAGAAGCGGGGCGAATGAAAAACTTTTTCGCTGGCGATTCAGCGATGTATATCCTCTCGGGACATTATATGCTCAAATACGGATATGGGAAAAGAATCCAATCCAAAATTTAG